CTTTGTACTGTGCAGTCATGATCTCAGAGTTGCGGACTATGCTGCGTCATTATTCTTGAAAGATCTGGCGCCGTATATCCTGTTTTCAGGAGGAATGGCCCACCATGGCGATATGCTGGAGACGGGTTGGGGAAAAAGTGAAGCCGAAATGTTTGCTGATCGCGCTGAAGCTGCAGGAGTACCACGGGATAGAATGATTCTGGAATGCCATGCTGAAAATACAGGAGAAAATGTTCTGCTGTCAGAAATTATTCTGAAAGAAAAAGGGATTCCTCATCAGAACATACTTGCCGTACAGAAACCCTATATGGAACGCCGGGCTTTTGCGACTATCAAGGTCCATTGGCCTGGTAAAAAACTGAAGATAACCTCCCCTCCAATCAACTTTGATGACTATCCCAATAATGATGTCAGCAAGGATGAACTTATTAATATTATGACCGGTGATCTACAGAGGATTATTGAATATCCTGCAAGGGGATTTCAGATAAAGCAGAAGGTCCCCCAGGAGATCATGGAAGCCTACAGCTCCCTGCTGGATGCAGGATTCACCGGGCATTTAATTTAACAATGAGGATTTAGAAGCACCATATAATCCCCCCGGAGAAATCGCTCCCTACCTCTCAATATCCAACTTGGCGTCCTCTGATCGCCATAAGCTCAGGGCAGCTTTTACGGATCGGGACATCTCTCTGGAAAAATCACTGTCAAATTTTCGGGAATACATATGCTGTCCCAGATTGTCGGCATGATTTTTATATTGCACATTCTTAAAGAGCTTTTTCTCAAAGGGATCATACATTTTCTTAAAATCATCTGCATCAAGCTGTCTGTAACTGTCTTTAAAGTGGACAAACTCCTGCTCAAAACGGATCATAGGCTCCTTTTCTGCATATCCGTCTTTTGGATAACCATAGCAGATCATGGTTACAGGAAAAACATAATCGGGCAGATTGAACATTTCACGGTGGATCTCATAATTCTCCATTATATCCCCGATATAACAGGATCCCAGACCCAGAGATTCGGCGGCAACAACAGAATTCTGTGCAGCAATAAGGGCATCATTACAGGCCAGCAGGAAATCACCCTCAGCCGGTGTCCGTACTGTTTTTCTTTCCCTTCTGCAGTATTCCTCGACTCCTGAATGCATGAAATGATCAAAGGTCCTCTGGTAATCTGCCAGAAAGATAAGAACAAAGGGAGATTTAGCAATAAAAG
The DNA window shown above is from Oceanispirochaeta sp. M1 and carries:
- a CDS encoding YdcF family protein, with protein sequence MTKQIEDAARRLWDFHHINHDIEKSDLIFVLCSHDLRVADYAASLFLKDLAPYILFSGGMAHHGDMLETGWGKSEAEMFADRAEAAGVPRDRMILECHAENTGENVLLSEIILKEKGIPHQNILAVQKPYMERRAFATIKVHWPGKKLKITSPPINFDDYPNNDVSKDELINIMTGDLQRIIEYPARGFQIKQKVPQEIMEAYSSLLDAGFTGHLI
- a CDS encoding nitroreductase family protein, whose amino-acid sequence is MKETIKLLNNRKSLRSYARKEVSREIKDEIIHAAMRAPTAGNMMLYSMLEVENQSIKERLVISCDHQPFIAKSPFVLIFLADYQRTFDHFMHSGVEEYCRRERKTVRTPAEGDFLLACNDALIAAQNSVVAAESLGLGSCYIGDIMENYEIHREMFNLPDYVFPVTMICYGYPKDGYAEKEPMIRFEQEFVHFKDSYRQLDADDFKKMYDPFEKKLFKNVQYKNHADNLGQHMYSRKFDSDFSREMSRSVKAALSLWRSEDAKLDIER